In Spinacia oleracea cultivar Varoflay chromosome 5, BTI_SOV_V1, whole genome shotgun sequence, a single window of DNA contains:
- the LOC110804086 gene encoding accelerated cell death 11: protein MAEDGGEKPLKKISEAFKDLAITLNSEDSDLKVAPFSHACSLVSPLFGCLGLAFKFAEMDYVAKVNDLIETSNSITTLQVLVDQDIQANTVRKQGSHTRNLLKVKRGLDMVKVLFEKIIETEGNSLKDAASNAYTQVFAPYHGWAIRKAVGAGMYALPTRPQLMKRLNEDDDSARVQMQNYITSSDAVIGYIDKLFLSKELGIDW from the exons ATGGCTGAGGATGGGGGAGAAAAGCCATTGAAGAAGATTTCTGAAGCATTCAAAGATCTAGCCATCACTCTTAATTCCGAGGATTCTGATCTTAAGGTTGCCCCATTTTCCCATGCTTGCTCCCTCGTCTCCCCTTTGTTTGGTTGTCTGGGGTTAGCTTTTAAGTTTGCGGAGATGGACTATGTTGCCAAG GTTAATGATCTTATTGAGACCTCAAACTCAATAACGACATTACAAGTGCTGGTCGATCAAGATATTCAGGCGAACACTGTTCGGAAACAAGGCAGCCATACAAGAAATCTTTTGAAAGTAAAGCGGGGTCTGGACATGGTCAAAGTACTTTTTGAGAAAATCATTGAAACTGA GGGTAATTCTTTGAAGGATGCTGCTTCTAATGCTTACACCCAAGTTTTTGCTCCATATCATGGATGGGCTATTAGAAAAGCTGTTGGTGCAGGGATGTATGCATTACCTACTAGGCCGCAGTTGATGAAAAGGCTGAATGAGGATG ACGATTCTGCCCGCGTCCAAATGCAAAACTACATTACTTCATCAGATGCTGTGATTGGATACATTGACAAGCTGTTCCTATCGAAAGAACTAGGTATAGATTGGTGA
- the LOC130461080 gene encoding glucan endo-1,3-beta-glucosidase 4-like codes for MKTYGWRFSLGCLLLLILANISGGYSECTDWCVARSEASDAVIQKSLDWVCNYGPIACTRIQPGQPCYRPNDLRGVASAAFNDYWQLVKHSPGALCDIFGAASLVHQDPSHDNCPFSCKP; via the exons ATGAAGACTTATGGCTGGAGATTTTCCCTTGGTTGCCTGTTGTTGCTGATTTTGGCAAATATATCTG GGGGGTATAGCGAATGCACGGATTGGTGTGTAGCAAGAAGTGAAGCATCAGATGCAGTGATACAAAAATCATTAGACTGGGTATGCAACTATGGTCCTATTGCTTGTACCAGAATACAACCAGGACAACCCTGTTATCGACCAAATGACTTAAGAGGTGTTGCCTCCGCCGCCTTCAACGACTACTGGCAGCTAGTCAAGCATTCCCCAGGTGCCCTTTGTGATATTTTTGGTGCCGCCTCTTTGGTTCATCAAGACCCAA GTCATGACAATTGCCCATTTTCCTGCAAACCTTGA
- the LOC110804084 gene encoding glucan endo-1,3-beta-glucosidase 1 translates to MLLTQRTLFVLLVLILISLKSVLLIEAQLEEWCIADEQTPDSELQSALDWACGKGGADCSKIQKNQACFFPNTVRDHASYAFNSYFQKFKHRGGNCYFKTAALITGVDPSHGGCKYDYLP, encoded by the exons ATGTTGCTTACACAAAGAACTCTGTTTGTTCTGCTTGTATTGATATTAATCTCCCTCAAATCTG TGTTGCTGATAGAAGCACAGCTAGAAGAATGGTGTATTGCAGACGAGCAGACGCCTGACAGTGAGCTGCAGAGCGCGCTAGATTGGGCTTGTGGGAAAGGAGGAGCAGACTGTAGTAAGATTCAGAAAAATCAAGCTTGTTTCTTTCCAAACACAGTTAGAGACCACGCTTCGTATGCCTTCAATAGCTACTTCCAGAAATTCAAGCACAGGGGTGGCAACTGCTATTTCAAAACTGCTGCTTTGATTACAGGGGTTGATCCTA GTCATGGAGGATGCAAGTACGAttatctcccttaa